In the genome of Gammaproteobacteria bacterium, one region contains:
- a CDS encoding formate/nitrite transporter family protein: protein MAYLAPSEFVTKMVDAGESKIYMSTRDTIIRAYMAGAILGLAAVFAITVAVTTGSTILGAVLFPVGFCMLYLMGFDLLTGVFVLTPLAWLDKRPGVTIGAILKNWGLVFVGNFAGALTTALMMAVVFTYGFTTEPGAVGQKIAGIGEARTLGYAEHGMAGWLTIFLRGMLCNWMVSMGVVGAMISTTVSGKVLAMWMPIMLFFFMGFEHSVVNMFLFPSAMIMGGDFSVMDYFWWNEIPTALGNLVGGLAFTGLTLYSTHVRTAPKRNFS, encoded by the coding sequence ATGGCTTATCTCGCACCTTCGGAATTCGTCACCAAGATGGTGGACGCTGGCGAATCAAAAATCTATATGTCTACACGTGACACCATAATTAGAGCGTACATGGCAGGCGCTATACTCGGGCTGGCTGCGGTATTTGCAATAACGGTAGCTGTAACAACAGGCTCGACAATTCTGGGCGCGGTACTTTTCCCGGTTGGATTTTGTATGTTGTATCTGATGGGTTTTGATCTACTCACAGGAGTATTCGTTCTTACGCCGTTGGCGTGGCTCGACAAACGACCTGGAGTCACGATCGGTGCGATATTGAAAAACTGGGGACTGGTGTTTGTTGGTAACTTCGCTGGAGCATTGACTACCGCACTGATGATGGCAGTCGTGTTTACCTATGGTTTTACGACTGAGCCGGGAGCAGTTGGTCAAAAGATCGCAGGCATTGGAGAGGCCCGTACGTTGGGCTATGCCGAACATGGTATGGCTGGATGGTTGACCATATTTCTTCGCGGTATGTTGTGTAACTGGATGGTTTCCATGGGTGTCGTTGGCGCAATGATTTCAACTACTGTCAGCGGCAAGGTACTGGCGATGTGGATGCCTATCATGCTGTTCTTTTTTATGGGCTTTGAACACTCAGTTGTAAATATGTTTCTATTTCCTTCCGCCATGATTATGGGTGGTGATTTCTCTGTCATGGATTACTTCTGGTGGAATGAAATCCCGACTGCATTGGGCAATCTGGTTGGCGGACTTGCATTTACCGGACTGACTTTGTACAGCACCCATGTACGTACAGCGCCAAAGCGCAATTTCAGTTAA
- the tusD gene encoding sulfurtransferase complex subunit TusD, producing the protein MKFGILINEGPYTHQASDTAYNFCTAALAAGHEIFRVFFYHDGVNNGTRLTVPPTDDRNIQKRWSELAEKHNIDMVLCIAAAQRRGIMDENEAKRQGLDADNIAPGFRISGLGQLIEAGIQSDRMITFGD; encoded by the coding sequence ATGAAGTTTGGAATACTAATCAACGAAGGCCCATATACACACCAGGCCTCTGACACTGCCTACAATTTTTGTACGGCAGCGTTAGCGGCGGGCCACGAAATATTTCGCGTGTTCTTTTATCACGATGGTGTCAACAACGGCACGCGTCTGACGGTACCACCGACAGACGATCGTAATATCCAGAAACGCTGGTCTGAACTGGCAGAGAAACACAACATCGATATGGTGTTGTGTATTGCAGCAGCTCAGCGTCGCGGTATCATGGATGAGAACGAAGCGAAACGTCAGGGTCTGGATGCGGACAATATCGCACCAGGTTTCCGTATCTCCGGTCTCGGTCAGTTGATCGAAGCAGGAATACAGTCCGATCGTATGATCACGTTTGGTGATTAA
- a CDS encoding TusE/DsrC/DsvC family sulfur relay protein, which yields MAIEVGGKSLETDEEGYLINLDDWSEEAAALLAQSENVEMTESHWEVVNFLREYYDEFQIAPAVRVLTKAIGKKLGKEKGNSKYLYELFPYGPAKQACKIAGLPKPTGCI from the coding sequence ATGGCTATTGAGGTAGGTGGAAAGTCTCTTGAGACTGATGAAGAGGGTTATTTGATCAACCTGGACGATTGGAGTGAAGAAGCTGCAGCGCTTTTGGCTCAATCTGAAAATGTTGAAATGACTGAAAGCCATTGGGAAGTTGTTAATTTCCTGCGTGAATACTATGACGAATTCCAGATCGCTCCTGCGGTTCGTGTTCTGACCAAGGCAATTGGTAAGAAGCTGGGCAAAGAAAAAGGAAACAGCAAGTATCTGTACGAACTGTTCCCTTACGGACCTGCTAAGCAGGCATGTAAGATCGCTGGTTTGCCTAAGCCTACTGGCTGTATCTAA
- a CDS encoding AI-2E family transporter, translating to MWASVIVHPVSRALTLYLLLLVVVVVVSLVFKPVLLPLAASFILYAVLYPMVAKLQGNGFSDSWSITLVLLLLTIFIIGSVVLLFPLLLEQIQELQTRLPLMWQKLSAFVDAFGKALRASMGVEFDTEKVIKRTLENIQSTGASIVVSSAGTMMQVAMALFLVPLITFFLLRDYRNMRNRFMGWLPNAGFELGWLIYHAVARQLQQYLRGVMLQSSIIAVFASIGFYLIGVDMAFLFGVLTGLFNLIPYIGPPLAIIPPLLVSLGGDEVTTLMMVGIPVVVLAAQLLDNLVIVPTLIANTVNLHPLVVLLGIIIFGALFGFIGMLIAIPFMAVSNIIFASLVFGLQGSDAPQ from the coding sequence ATGTGGGCTAGCGTAATCGTGCATCCTGTTTCGCGAGCACTGACGCTTTATCTGTTATTGCTCGTCGTCGTGGTTGTTGTCAGTCTGGTGTTCAAGCCCGTACTGTTACCACTGGCTGCCTCGTTTATTCTATATGCTGTCTTGTATCCCATGGTAGCCAAGCTACAGGGAAATGGGTTTAGTGATAGTTGGTCGATTACCTTAGTTTTACTTCTACTGACGATCTTCATTATTGGTAGCGTAGTGCTGCTTTTTCCTTTGCTGCTTGAGCAGATCCAGGAATTACAGACACGACTTCCTTTGATGTGGCAAAAACTGTCTGCCTTTGTTGATGCCTTCGGCAAGGCATTACGTGCATCTATGGGCGTAGAATTCGACACAGAAAAAGTTATCAAACGTACGCTGGAAAACATTCAGTCTACCGGCGCCTCTATCGTTGTCTCCTCAGCAGGCACCATGATGCAGGTGGCGATGGCACTGTTTCTTGTCCCTCTGATCACTTTTTTTCTTTTACGGGACTACCGCAATATGCGTAACCGTTTTATGGGCTGGCTGCCCAACGCAGGTTTCGAATTAGGGTGGTTGATCTATCACGCAGTCGCCAGACAACTGCAACAGTATCTGCGCGGCGTGATGTTGCAATCGAGCATTATCGCTGTCTTCGCCAGTATTGGTTTTTATTTAATCGGCGTTGATATGGCCTTTCTGTTTGGTGTTCTGACAGGCCTGTTTAATCTCATCCCGTATATTGGACCACCGTTGGCGATTATCCCCCCGTTACTGGTGAGTCTAGGTGGGGATGAGGTAACCACCTTAATGATGGTCGGTATTCCCGTAGTCGTTTTGGCGGCACAACTGCTCGATAACCTGGTGATTGTACCTACGCTTATTGCTAATACCGTTAATCTACACCCACTCGTGGTGTTGCTTGGCATCATTATTTTTGGGGCGCTATTTGGATTTATCGGTATGCTCATCGCGATTCCATTCATGGCAGTATCCAACATCATATTTGCCTCTCTTGTGTTTGGTCTTCAGGGAAGCGACGCACCACAATAA
- the tusC gene encoding sulfurtransferase complex subunit TusC, with protein sequence MSDIKKFLYLNRKAPYGTIYALESLEVVLIGAAFDQDVSLAFVGDGVYQLVKGQKTDGVGMKNFSPTYKALGDYDIKKIYVEKESLEARGLSIEDLQHLTWEDEDDDYEEKDSIHLVSAAEMADIIDTQDVVLSF encoded by the coding sequence ATGTCAGATATAAAAAAGTTTCTTTATCTCAATCGCAAAGCGCCTTACGGAACCATTTACGCTCTTGAGTCGCTTGAAGTTGTACTCATCGGCGCAGCATTCGATCAGGATGTAAGCCTGGCGTTCGTGGGTGATGGGGTCTATCAATTAGTCAAAGGTCAAAAGACCGATGGCGTTGGTATGAAAAACTTCTCGCCAACCTATAAGGCCCTTGGCGACTACGACATCAAAAAGATCTATGTTGAAAAAGAATCTCTTGAGGCACGCGGTCTGAGTATCGAGGATCTTCAGCATCTCACTTGGGAAGATGAAGATGACGATTACGAAGAAAAAGATTCCATACACTTGGTTTCTGCGGCAGAGATGGCTGACATCATCGATACCCAAGATGTTGTTCTGAGTTTCTGA
- the dsrB gene encoding dissimilatory-type sulfite reductase subunit beta yields MSQAPRMPDETGVPDPFPFMHPVLKDNFGNWKYHDRPRPGVLHHVSKSGAEVWTVRAGTQRQMDVFTIRKLADIADKFADGYVRFTIRSNIEYMVSEESKVAPLIEALNKEGFPVGGTGNSVTMIAHTQGWLHCDIPGTDASGVVKALMDELHDEFINERMPNRVHITTSCCQINCGGQGDIAINVQHTKPPKINHDLVANVCERPSVVARCPVAAIRPAMVNGKPSLEVDEKKCICCGACYPPCPPMQINDPEHSKLAIWVGGKHSNARSKPMFHKLVAADIPNNAPRWPEAAEIVKKILHVYKGDARDWERVGDWIERIGWPRFFELTELPFTKFHIDNWRGARTSLNASTHIRF; encoded by the coding sequence ATGTCTCAAGCACCACGTATGCCGGACGAAACCGGAGTTCCAGATCCGTTTCCCTTTATGCATCCCGTACTGAAGGACAACTTCGGTAACTGGAAATACCATGACCGCCCTCGTCCGGGTGTTCTGCACCACGTATCAAAAAGTGGCGCAGAAGTTTGGACAGTTCGTGCCGGAACGCAGCGTCAGATGGACGTTTTCACCATCCGTAAGCTGGCTGATATAGCCGACAAATTTGCTGATGGATATGTACGCTTCACTATCCGTTCAAACATCGAATATATGGTTAGCGAAGAAAGCAAAGTAGCGCCTCTGATCGAAGCACTTAACAAAGAAGGCTTCCCCGTTGGTGGTACCGGTAACTCTGTGACCATGATTGCCCACACTCAGGGTTGGTTGCATTGCGACATTCCAGGCACTGACGCTTCCGGCGTTGTTAAGGCGCTGATGGATGAGTTGCATGATGAATTCATCAACGAACGTATGCCTAACCGCGTACACATCACGACTTCCTGCTGTCAGATCAACTGTGGCGGTCAAGGTGATATCGCGATCAACGTGCAGCACACCAAGCCACCTAAGATTAATCATGATTTGGTTGCCAATGTGTGTGAACGTCCTTCCGTTGTTGCGCGTTGCCCAGTTGCCGCGATTCGTCCGGCCATGGTTAACGGCAAACCTTCTCTGGAAGTCGATGAGAAGAAATGTATCTGCTGTGGCGCATGTTATCCACCTTGCCCTCCGATGCAGATCAACGATCCAGAACACTCGAAGCTGGCAATCTGGGTTGGTGGTAAGCACTCTAATGCTCGTAGCAAGCCTATGTTCCACAAACTTGTTGCAGCGGATATTCCAAACAACGCACCACGTTGGCCAGAAGCTGCAGAAATCGTTAAGAAGATTCTGCATGTGTATAAGGGAGATGCCCGTGATTGGGAACGCGTTGGTGATTGGATTGAGCGTATCGGTTGGCCGCGTTTCTTCGAACTGACTGAACTGCCGTTCACCAAGTTCCATATCGACAACTGGCGCGGTGCGCGTACCAGCTTGAATGCTTCTACGCACATCCGTTTCTAA
- a CDS encoding respiratory nitrate reductase subunit gamma, giving the protein MSAFIAIALYLATAVFILGVLYRISVYARTPAPLKIPTMPAPMTRSGVVVRLIKEVTIFHSLFRSNKWIWLFGWLFHVGMLIVVLRHLRYFQEPVWWWVEMIQWIGVYAGFAMLAGLLALWARRVVVERIRYISGPSDHLMLALLVAIALSGLAMKYVTHTDIVAVKSFMLGLMVFEIQPIPSDPILYVHLLLVATLLLVFPISKLLHAPGVFFSPSRNQVDNSREKRHIAPWAAKMEGK; this is encoded by the coding sequence ATGTCAGCATTTATAGCAATTGCCCTTTACCTTGCGACGGCTGTTTTTATTCTAGGCGTGCTTTATCGTATTTCTGTTTACGCCAGAACGCCCGCGCCACTGAAGATTCCTACTATGCCGGCCCCTATGACAAGAAGTGGCGTAGTGGTGCGTTTAATTAAAGAAGTAACAATTTTTCACAGCCTTTTCCGTTCAAATAAATGGATCTGGTTGTTTGGCTGGCTGTTTCATGTTGGCATGCTGATTGTTGTTTTGCGTCATCTGCGCTATTTCCAGGAACCTGTCTGGTGGTGGGTGGAAATGATTCAATGGATAGGCGTCTATGCTGGATTCGCGATGCTCGCTGGGTTACTGGCATTGTGGGCACGCCGTGTTGTGGTTGAGCGTATCCGTTACATTTCTGGCCCATCTGACCATTTAATGCTGGCATTACTGGTTGCTATTGCGCTTTCTGGTCTAGCGATGAAATACGTCACCCATACCGATATCGTGGCGGTAAAGAGTTTTATGCTGGGCCTGATGGTCTTCGAAATTCAGCCTATACCTTCAGATCCGATTTTATATGTTCACCTGCTGTTGGTGGCGACACTATTGCTGGTATTTCCAATCAGCAAACTGTTACATGCGCCAGGTGTATTCTTCAGCCCTTCCCGTAACCAGGTCGATAATTCGCGTGAAAAACGTCATATCGCACCCTGGGCTGCGAAGATGGAAGGCAAGTAG
- the dsrA gene encoding dissimilatory-type sulfite reductase subunit alpha, whose amino-acid sequence MAKKLHDTPNLDQLESGPWPSFVTGIKKLAENNDMAVDLLGQLEESYKTRKGYWKGGTVGVRGYGGGVIPRFTELKDKTTGKAVYPEAAEFHTLRVQPPAGMHYNTKTLRDMCDVWEKYGSGLIAFHGQSGDIMFQGVSTDNVQPAFDELNEMGFDLGGAGPAVRTGMSCVGAARCEHSCANEQLIHRTLVNNFLDEMHRPSLPYKFKFKVSGCPNDCMNAIHRSDMAVIGTWRDDMKVDQAEVKNFINAKSRKYVIDNVVSRCPTNALSLNDDDTLAVDNRNCVRCMHCINVMTKALSPGDDHGVTILIGGKRTLKIGDTMGTVVVPFMKLEEEEDFEALTEMAENIIDFFAENALEHERTGEMIERIGLVNFLEGVGIDVDPNMVNHPRQSSYVRMDTWAEEAEKWEQRKNAG is encoded by the coding sequence ATGGCTAAGAAACTTCACGATACACCCAATCTAGATCAATTGGAAAGCGGTCCTTGGCCCAGTTTTGTAACTGGCATCAAGAAACTGGCAGAAAACAATGACATGGCGGTTGACCTGTTGGGTCAATTGGAAGAATCCTACAAGACTCGCAAGGGTTACTGGAAAGGGGGCACAGTTGGTGTCCGCGGTTATGGCGGTGGTGTTATTCCCCGTTTTACCGAATTGAAAGACAAAACTACCGGTAAAGCCGTATATCCCGAGGCTGCCGAATTCCACACCTTGCGTGTTCAGCCACCTGCTGGCATGCACTACAACACCAAAACCCTGCGCGATATGTGTGACGTATGGGAAAAGTATGGCTCTGGTCTGATCGCATTCCACGGTCAATCTGGCGATATCATGTTCCAAGGTGTTTCCACTGACAATGTACAGCCTGCATTCGACGAACTGAATGAAATGGGCTTTGACCTTGGTGGTGCTGGCCCTGCTGTTCGCACTGGCATGTCTTGTGTAGGTGCGGCGCGTTGTGAACACTCTTGTGCGAACGAGCAACTGATTCACCGTACGCTGGTTAACAACTTCCTCGACGAGATGCACCGTCCTTCCCTGCCTTACAAGTTCAAATTCAAAGTTTCGGGTTGTCCTAATGACTGTATGAACGCGATTCACCGTTCAGATATGGCTGTCATTGGAACATGGCGTGACGACATGAAAGTTGATCAGGCGGAAGTAAAGAATTTCATAAATGCGAAGAGCCGCAAATACGTTATCGACAATGTCGTTTCACGTTGCCCGACTAATGCGCTGTCTCTGAACGATGATGACACGCTGGCTGTCGACAACCGCAATTGCGTTCGTTGTATGCACTGTATTAACGTCATGACCAAGGCATTGTCTCCTGGTGATGATCACGGCGTAACCATTCTGATCGGTGGTAAGCGTACGCTGAAGATCGGTGACACCATGGGTACGGTTGTTGTTCCTTTCATGAAGCTGGAAGAAGAAGAAGACTTCGAAGCGCTGACTGAAATGGCTGAAAACATCATCGACTTCTTCGCTGAAAACGCGCTTGAGCACGAGCGTACCGGTGAAATGATCGAGCGCATCGGCCTGGTCAACTTCCTTGAAGGTGTAGGTATCGATGTTGATCCAAACATGGTCAATCATCCACGTCAGAGCTCTTACGTGCGCATGGACACCTGGGCGGAAGAAGCCGAGAAATGGGAACAAAGAAAGAACGCGGGTTAA
- a CDS encoding TauD/TfdA family dioxygenase, translating into MKPATKPKHQVDYERWRRQKLAAYENTPSLVTALANPFDITEDEYSKILTNIKQFNMALYATDCGGVEDDNIPRQIGRRFGLENLDRHLCAEESGIAALRFNPDQLHGEYIPYSRRAINWHTDGYYNNPEQRINAMILQCVSTAESGGENAVMDPEILYILLRDENPSYIDALSRNNVMTIPANEQDGKVIREAQTGPVFYSDEAGNLHMRYTARTRSIEWLDDPMVKKATTRITQILNDPRSPYIFRFRMKPGQGIICNNVLHMRTAFEDNTRTGQHRLVYRARYYDRVRIE; encoded by the coding sequence ATGAAACCCGCTACAAAACCAAAGCACCAGGTCGATTATGAGCGTTGGCGTCGGCAAAAATTGGCGGCCTATGAGAATACGCCATCATTGGTGACAGCTCTGGCGAATCCTTTTGATATCACTGAAGATGAATATTCGAAGATATTGACGAACATAAAGCAATTCAATATGGCGCTTTATGCGACGGACTGTGGTGGTGTGGAAGACGATAATATACCGCGTCAGATAGGTAGACGTTTCGGTCTTGAAAACCTCGACAGGCATTTGTGCGCAGAAGAATCAGGCATTGCCGCGTTGCGATTTAATCCTGATCAATTGCATGGTGAATATATTCCCTATTCACGACGTGCGATCAATTGGCACACCGATGGATACTACAATAATCCGGAGCAGCGTATTAACGCGATGATCTTACAGTGTGTGAGTACCGCGGAGTCTGGAGGGGAAAACGCCGTCATGGACCCGGAGATACTGTATATACTGCTGCGAGATGAAAACCCAAGTTACATTGATGCGCTTTCCCGTAATAATGTGATGACTATTCCTGCTAATGAACAGGATGGGAAGGTCATAAGAGAAGCTCAAACGGGTCCGGTATTTTATAGTGATGAAGCCGGGAATCTTCACATGCGTTATACTGCGCGTACACGTAGTATCGAGTGGCTGGATGACCCTATGGTTAAGAAGGCTACAACACGGATAACGCAAATTCTCAATGACCCACGTTCACCTTATATCTTTCGGTTCCGTATGAAGCCAGGGCAGGGCATTATTTGCAATAACGTGTTACATATGCGTACGGCATTTGAAGACAACACGCGTACCGGCCAACATCGTTTGGTGTACCGAGCACGCTATTACGACAGAGTCAGGATTGAGTAG
- a CDS encoding cyclic nucleotide-binding domain-containing protein produces MSEQPSSLWGSLFRAKEPWYEEVMSLWARTPFFANIPEREIIKLAKVMHPRKFNAEEFIFRYGDQGAGAAMIISGAVEISYQGTVLATLQRGDFFGEIALVLDERRTADAVAKEPCEVVFFLRPDLDEWIARAPQHGARLSTNLAHVLAKRLLHANKMLADERKRHVG; encoded by the coding sequence ATGAGTGAACAACCGTCATCCCTGTGGGGAAGCCTGTTTCGCGCAAAAGAGCCCTGGTATGAAGAAGTCATGTCACTCTGGGCGCGCACGCCGTTCTTTGCCAATATTCCTGAACGAGAAATAATTAAACTTGCCAAGGTAATGCATCCTCGTAAATTTAACGCCGAGGAATTCATTTTTCGCTACGGTGACCAAGGTGCGGGCGCGGCGATGATTATTTCTGGTGCAGTAGAAATCAGTTATCAGGGCACGGTATTGGCCACATTACAGCGTGGAGATTTCTTCGGAGAAATTGCACTCGTACTTGATGAGCGGCGCACTGCAGATGCGGTGGCCAAAGAGCCCTGTGAGGTCGTATTTTTTTTACGCCCGGATTTGGATGAATGGATTGCGCGAGCACCGCAACATGGCGCTCGTCTAAGCACAAACCTGGCGCATGTTCTGGCCAAACGACTATTACACGCAAACAAGATGCTCGCCGACGAGAGGAAACGACATGTGGGCTAG
- a CDS encoding (Fe-S)-binding protein has product MAKVEFETPKLREYPVIPLLKVDSMSHSSPFVAKPEHQEPLGFPGELVEDWKEKAIEKMGELLTKYRSLKVYLDSCVKCGACTDKCHYFQGTADPKNMPVARQDLLRKVYRRYFTFAGKYFPKLVGAEDLTEEVLEDWYKYFHQCSQCRRCSVFCPYGIDTAEISMAAREIMDHVGKGQKYCNEIIGKVKTVGNNLGLPKPALINTLEGLEEDMEEDTGVAVRIPIDQKGADILLVTPSADFFAEPHIDGLMGYAKVFHQAGISWTLSSHASEAANFGMFIGSYDQMQQVASRIRRAAEELGVKRIIVGECGHAWRVAYSFWNTLIGPFDFLDKRYPVPQHICEFTYDLIQRGAITLDKEANDHRVITFHDSCNVARATSMGNMPGGQFIIPRAVIKAACNHYVEMNPDTTHDKTYCCGGGGGLLTDDLMELRVKGALPRMEALKDVVENHGVTNVAAICAICKAQFSKVTPFYGLPMDMIVSVHQLVGDAIVLGDKQF; this is encoded by the coding sequence GTGGCCAAAGTCGAATTTGAAACCCCGAAACTGCGCGAATACCCAGTTATACCTTTGCTTAAGGTTGACAGTATGTCGCATAGCAGTCCATTTGTGGCGAAGCCTGAGCATCAGGAACCACTGGGATTTCCGGGTGAGTTAGTGGAAGACTGGAAAGAAAAAGCCATTGAAAAAATGGGCGAGCTTCTAACCAAATATCGTTCACTAAAAGTTTATCTCGACAGCTGCGTTAAGTGCGGTGCATGTACCGACAAGTGCCATTATTTCCAGGGCACCGCTGATCCGAAAAATATGCCGGTAGCGCGACAGGATTTGTTGCGTAAAGTCTACCGTCGTTATTTCACCTTTGCCGGTAAATATTTCCCCAAACTGGTCGGTGCAGAAGATCTCACCGAAGAAGTGCTTGAGGACTGGTATAAATATTTTCATCAGTGTTCACAGTGCCGCCGTTGTTCCGTGTTCTGTCCATACGGCATCGATACTGCTGAAATTTCCATGGCAGCCCGAGAGATCATGGATCACGTCGGAAAAGGCCAAAAATACTGCAACGAAATCATTGGTAAGGTTAAGACCGTCGGCAACAATCTAGGTTTACCCAAGCCTGCCTTGATCAACACGCTGGAAGGTCTTGAAGAAGACATGGAAGAAGATACCGGCGTCGCGGTTCGTATTCCCATCGATCAAAAAGGCGCAGATATACTTCTGGTGACGCCATCCGCAGATTTTTTTGCGGAACCACATATCGACGGTTTGATGGGTTATGCTAAGGTTTTCCATCAGGCAGGTATTAGCTGGACGTTGAGTTCACATGCCTCTGAAGCAGCAAACTTCGGTATGTTCATCGGCAGCTATGATCAGATGCAACAAGTAGCCTCACGTATTCGTCGGGCCGCCGAAGAGCTTGGCGTTAAGCGAATTATCGTTGGCGAATGTGGTCATGCGTGGCGCGTTGCTTATAGCTTCTGGAATACATTGATAGGACCTTTCGATTTTCTCGATAAGCGCTATCCTGTACCGCAGCACATCTGTGAATTCACCTACGACTTGATACAGCGCGGTGCTATCACTCTAGATAAAGAAGCCAACGATCATCGTGTCATCACTTTCCACGATTCCTGTAATGTTGCACGCGCAACCAGCATGGGAAATATGCCAGGCGGACAATTTATAATTCCGCGTGCAGTTATTAAAGCGGCATGCAATCACTACGTGGAAATGAATCCGGATACCACTCATGACAAAACCTATTGTTGTGGTGGTGGCGGCGGACTGTTGACCGACGACTTGATGGAACTACGCGTCAAAGGTGCACTTCCACGTATGGAAGCACTGAAGGACGTGGTCGAGAATCACGGTGTAACCAATGTGGCCGCTATCTGTGCCATATGTAAAGCACAGTTCAGCAAGGTAACACCGTTCTACGGTTTACCAATGGATATGATCGTCAGTGTGCATCAGCTGGTCGGCGATGCCATTGTACTTGGTGATAAACAATTTTAA
- the tusB gene encoding sulfurtransferase complex subunit TusB, which produces MAMLHTVNKSPFEKDSLESCIRNAKAGSAILLIEDGVYGALNGTKITDLVQSAMASVSFYALSGDLEARGVRGKVMENIELVDYAGFVELVAKHDSTTSWL; this is translated from the coding sequence ATGGCAATGTTACACACAGTAAATAAATCACCTTTCGAGAAAGACAGTCTCGAAAGCTGCATACGAAATGCAAAGGCAGGTAGCGCCATACTTTTGATCGAAGATGGCGTCTATGGAGCGTTAAACGGTACGAAAATAACTGATCTCGTCCAATCTGCCATGGCATCGGTAAGTTTCTATGCACTTTCCGGTGATCTTGAAGCACGTGGCGTGCGAGGCAAGGTCATGGAAAATATAGAATTGGTCGATTATGCAGGCTTTGTCGAACTTGTTGCAAAACACGATTCAACAACGTCCTGGTTATAA